A window from Salvia miltiorrhiza cultivar Shanhuang (shh) chromosome 2, IMPLAD_Smil_shh, whole genome shotgun sequence encodes these proteins:
- the LOC131010712 gene encoding 60S ribosomal protein L27a-3-like: protein MTTGLKKNRKKRGHVSAGHGRIGKHRKHPGGRGNAGGMHHHRILFDKYHPGYFGKVGMRYFHKLRNKFHCPTVNIDRLWSLVPQEVKDKATKDNAPLIDVTQFGYFKVLGKGSLPEGKPVVLKAKLVSKNAEKKIKEAGGAVVLTA from the coding sequence ATGACGACCGGATTGAAGAAGAACCGCAAGAAGCGCGGTCACGTGAGCGCCGGACATGGTCGTATCGGGAAGCACCGCAAGCATCCCGGAGGTCGCGGAAATGCCGGAGGCATGCACCACCACCGCATCCTATTCGACAAGTATCACCCTGGCTACTTCGGCAAGGTCGGTATGCGATACTTCCACAAACTCCGCAACAAGTTCCACTGCCCGACCGTCAACATCGATCGCCTCTGGTCGCTGGTGCCGCAGGAGGTCAAGGACAAAGCAACCAAGGACAACGCGCCGCTCATCGACGTCACGCAGTTCGGCTACTTCAAGGTCCTGGGGAAGGGCTCGCTGCCGGAGGGTAAGCCGGTTGTCTTGAAGGCCAAACTGGTGTCGAAGAACGCGGAGAAGAAGATCAAGGAAGCTGGCGGCGCCGTCGTGCTCACTGCTTAG